A segment of the Planktothrix serta PCC 8927 genome:
ACAGCATTCGACTTCTACAAGCCGTTGGACTTGATTTTAGTGCTTTTTTAGATCCAGCCAATCGACAACTTCAAATTCATGATCCCACCCAAACGGCCAAGGGGTTGCTAGTCCGGGCGCAAGATGTCCCTGTTTATGTCGAATATGGTCAAGCGCAGTTGGGGATTGTGGGTTATGATGTCCTGCGGGAGAAAAAGCCTCAAGTGGCTTCTCTAGTAGATCTCAAATTTGGCAAGTGCCGGATGTCGGTAGCTGTTAAACAATCAAGTCCCTATCAGCGCCCCGTAGAATTGCCGCCCCATAGTCGGGTAGCGTCTAAATTTGTCCACTGTGCTAACGAGTATTTTGAGAGTTTGGATTTACCTGTTGAAATTATACCGCTATATGGTTCCGTCGAATTAGGGCCAATTACAGGAATGTCTGAAGCGATTGTGGATTTAGTCTCTACGGGTAAAACATTACAACAAAATGGATTAACAGAAATTCAGGTTTTGTTTGAAAGTACAGCCCACTTAATTGCTCATCCCTTAAGTTATCGTTTAAATACAGACGGACTGAAGGATTT
Coding sequences within it:
- the hisG gene encoding ATP phosphoribosyltransferase, which codes for MITVALPKGALLIDSIRLLQAVGLDFSAFLDPANRQLQIHDPTQTAKGLLVRAQDVPVYVEYGQAQLGIVGYDVLREKKPQVASLVDLKFGKCRMSVAVKQSSPYQRPVELPPHSRVASKFVHCANEYFESLDLPVEIIPLYGSVELGPITGMSEAIVDLVSTGKTLQQNGLTEIQVLFESTAHLIAHPLSYRLNTDGLKDLMTQIRAELTVKV